The Lineus longissimus chromosome 6, tnLinLong1.2, whole genome shotgun sequence sequence GCAAAAGTAGTGGGACACCGCCACATAAAAGTGACCTAAGTTACATAACTTGGGGATAACAGGGTCCTAACATAGTTTCCAGGGGTTCTAtacatctttatctttatagttaCCTTTATCCCGTCTGACAAGGCCTCGAAACTTTCACCGCAAAGGCGGACAAAAGAGGACAACTGCGTCCTAAACTTtgacaattaaaattcaatggagTTGGGCGGAAGCTGAGACAGCAGCGCCGCCACCCAAGCGCGCGAAAACTaaggcgccaaattcaaatttcttcaggACGCACTTGGCGGCCGTCACAGTCAGAGAATAAGGCTTAAGCTGCAAAGTGCCGacaaaatattcatgaattaGTATTTCAAAAGCAATGCTTCTATATAGAGCTGTCCAGGCAAAACAGTGAAGAAAGTACACTGCACATCAATGCGTATGTCACAATCATGTCTAAACTACCTGGGCAGCAGCACTATTTCTTACATAgcggtcatcttgaaaagtgCCTCCCAGAACATGATCTACTTTTCCAGGTTCCTGTGTCTGAAGAGAGTAATGCAACCTTTGTAGTTTTCTAACAAGTGTATGAGACAAGGCTCACTAACTGCTGTATATCTGCTATTATAATTAACCAGTAGAAACATCAACACTACCACACTGCAATAGAAAGTGAATTTCGCTGACTTTCTCTTTTTGTGTCTGAAAATTCGTTAATGTTTTGTCAGTAAAGAGGATTGTTACTTCAAGTTCAACAGAATGACGGGACACGTTTTACCCACATGTCTGGCTCTAGGGTGAACTGAAACCCAAAGCCGCCCACAATCTAttaatccagagtcagtcgtatatCCTCCTCCACTGACCCTCGCACACGTTCGGTCGacagtgccgagtgttggccttcAGGATGTTAATCCTCTGATGACTAAAATATTTTGCGATTACATTGAATGGTCTAtcatgaatccatatccctcagatgatcacCGCAATAttttgagttcccattgaacgGTTTAGCACCAGCATGATcgaatccatatccctcagagTTCCCATCCATCCacgaatggttcatcaccagtatgaagcCCAAGATTACTGGGACCTCCCCAGGGCCCCCTTCTTTAAAAGTCCCAAATCTTACATGTACAGGGCCTGGGCCTGGGGTCATCCTTTTTTTATCTAATTGAAAGTAACTACCGGAGGCCACACATGCGCATTCGTACTCCCCGCGTTATGTCatgatgtataggcctactaatggtggcgtcacctgttattactTATTATACATCCGGTTTGGCtgagaaccccccccccccccccccccacacacacacatagGACCCTTGTACAAAAGGAACAAAACCTACGTACGGAGGGGGtatcctttaaaaaaaattaatctaCACGTGcccattcgtatttcccgcgtatgAACCGTCGTGAACTATGGTGGCGCCACTACCATAGTTCTTACATTATTACCAGAacaactccgacatccctcgaaGATGTGACAAATCGCGAAAGTAGCTGACCACGAAAAATTTACACgtaaaaattagttttttttccAATTATCTCCGAAATTTCTCATTCTTACCCCCTCATGTACACTAACCGACAATGTGATTAGTAAATAAATGATAAAAACTCAAGTTCCTATGGATTTTGAGCTGTTCTGTGGAGCCAAACGCCGAAAATACACTGCATGATGCATTcattcactgattcattcaCATTCAGACCACTGCATGCCTTACCATCTAAACCATGAACTAAGGCatgatacataggcctacaatttTTTGACACAGTCATGACATAATCCAATGCCATACATCACAGGTACATGATTGTGCCAACTCTGGTGCTGTAGCTAAGTAGTGCCACTGATTATACAGTAGTGATGTCTACGGTATAACGTAAATCTATTGGTACAATGGTAGCCTTTCGGTGTTTACGATACTGTCTTTTACATATCTGGTTTTGGATTTTACATAATGATTCATTGCCTGCTGATTCATTTAGATAactcttcaatttcaaaatgttttcaggtaAAATGACCAGGGAAATAATCCACACATGACGTTGAGAAGCTTGTTCCGCCTCCGATCCGTCCGAGTACTGttgattatcttcatcatctcctGTGTCTTCCTCGTCTGTCTCATTGCCCATGACGCGTGCGACATCGAAAAGGAACCGCAAATCCATCGGGAGTggagcaccaaaaatgttgagGATCATCCAGAATGGGGCGAACATAAGCTAGCCATTATCGTGCCATTCAGGGATCGATTCGATGAGTTATTAGAGTTTGTTCCACACATGCAAAAATATCTTACAAAGAAGAAGGTTCGTCATAAGATTTATGTGATAAACCAGCAGGATAGTTTTAGGTGAGTATATATACAGTCAGTCGGCGACAGTGTTTTCTTGACTGCCATGTTCATTTGACTTTCAATTCAAgataatattttgtttgttactGACTTCATTTAGTGTTGCTTATTACATGAGCTTCAAGAGAAATGCTCTGGTTTGCAATGAGACTGTTCGGTATACTATGAGGTAGATCTGGTACTGTCAGCTTCACTTTAGCAAACCCATGTTATCTGAATTTATTTTTAGAATTGCTTTTTATAGATTTTTGCATCTGAAGTAGtcttcatatacagtggaacctcccttagcggacacctctctattaaggacaacccctcaattaaggacactaggtttggtcccataTTGGtggtttccaatcaatttgacctctctaatccggacacatctctattaaggacagcacttgtcagtcccgaaggtgtccataatagagagacTCTACTGTATTATCCTTTCCAGGTTTAACCGTGCCTCCCTAATCAACATAGGGCACCTAGAAAGTCGAGGAGAATGCGATTACATTGCAATGCATGACGTTGATCTGCTGCCATTGAATTATGATCTGAACTACGGTTACCCGGAGTCGGGGCCATTTCATGTTGCATCACCTCAGCTTCACCCGCTTTATCACTACCCAAAGTTTGTTGGGGGGATTCTTTTgatctcaaataaacattttGAATTGGTAAGTTTGATTTTCGCCTTTGATACATGTTCCAGGGAAGATCTCCTCTCAGCGATTTGAATTCCAATTCAATTTCTAGTTTTATTTGGTGAAACTCTGCCTGTCGACTAGACTCTGTTTCAAACtattgatatatacatgtagttcattttgTGATAGCCTGTCGACTATACTCTGTTTCAAACTATTGATATATCGTTCATTTTGTGATAGTCTGTTGACTAGACTCTGTTTCAAACTATTGATATATAGTTCATTTTGTGATAGATCATTATGATTTACCTTGGACGAAGTTTTCATCACCCTCAGGTTTTCTGAGTAAATCCAGGTAAGaacatagatggcagcactgcacttgGAATCAAAGTTCATGCTGTCACCAGGTAGGTGGGTAGGTTGAGGAAAACTTCGTCCATGGTAAATCATAAGGATCTATCACAAAATGAACTGTATAGCAATTTATTCTGGAGATCTGATGAAGTCGTTTTGTCATCTGTTTCAAACTGCAGCTGAACCAACAGAACtataaaatctgaaaatgtaCTAACTAACTAAGTAATTTATTTTGCCATCGGTCTTGCAGGTTAATGGTATGACAAATATATTCTGGGGATGGGGTCGAGAAGATGATGAATTTTATGTTCGTATGAAGAAAGCTGGACTTGTGGTAAGTGCATATACAAGGGGGTCTCTTTtcgtttttcttcttcaatgttTTAACTTGTGAGGGTTGGTGTTGCATGCCTTTTATGGTTAGGTTCTAGCTTGCGGTATTGACCCCAGTTTAAGGCACACTCCCTCCATTACTATTCATGTTGTAGTTTCTGTAACTAGCTGGCTTTTGTGTGGAAGGGTTATTTAATATTAGCCCCAAGCTCAATCACTAACCTGGAGGACCTGGAGACTGATTTTCGTCTGCTGCTCTCCTTTTGCCTGTGTGGCATGGTTGAACCTTCCATGAACTTCCACTTCTGCCAGCATTGAGCATAGCCCTGCGGGTCATTGAAGAGCACAAGCTGTAACAGTCCTTGTTGATCCGTGTCCTTTTAAATCGATGTCTAATGTTGGTGGAAGATGGCACCACCGAGCTGAGTTTGGTGAAATAAGTCGCCTAATTAACTGAAATTAAGAAGTTTTCTTGTCCTTTCAGGTGACAAGACCACAGAATATTACAACTGGGTACAGAACATTTCGTCATATCCACGATAGGCAGAGAAGGGTGCGAGATATGAAGCAATATTTTAATCAAAAGGAGGTAATTTTATACCAGGCATTTTATCCACACTATTCTGCATTGAGTTATGGGAACAGGTGACACCATTGACAATGACCCCCTTGAAGAATCACCAACAGCAACAGTGGACAACTTGAAGCACCTGGGTTCCAGGGAAACTCTCTATTGAGGGCAGTACAtgtactggtggtccagttaaatagaaatccactaatacacaatgcaatgccgtagtgcagttattgtgaatgcaACTTTTAAACTGGTAACATCAGTTCTAAGGAAACGAGTGAATAGGTACTGCCAAATAGCGTGTACCTGTATCCATGGTACTAATGCATTGCACTACATGCACTACCAGGACTCCCCTGTCTGACAAATAGTTTTCCCCTCGGGCGTTTCACCGTTAATGCTTTCCCCTCCTTCTTTCAGATGACACGTCGAATGGACAAAAGGACAGGTGTCAACAATGTCAACTACAAGGTGCTGAGCAAAAAGAAATTGCTAATAGATGGTGCGACTGTGACCATCATCAACGTGTCGTTATCGTGTGATATCAATAGTACACCATACTGCCAAATGCCTACAGAACCGCCCAAGAAAAAAGGCAAGAAACGCGGCAGGTGATTAAGGAAAAGGGTTCACAGTCAACCACTATTAAAGGccaacgccgttcgttaaaaaattgaaatttgaaattgagttTGAAAAGTTCCAATTGCGTTAACACTACTGAagtacaaatttcaacattgccgttgtgtagaccgatatacaaatactatgaataccaagtttcaacaaatttgtaagCATAagaactgcactacggcattgtgtgtaACTGCACTTCTATTTTTCTGGACCAAACGTTATGACGAACGGTGTACTCCTTTAAAAGCAGTCAACAATCATCCATTAAAGTTTGGTGTAAAACTATTTGGTGCATTTTAATATGCCTTCTTGttggttttcaaaatgttggagTGAACTGTTGTCACATCAGCATATTCCTATTCTGATGTGTATTGAACCCATGGGACACAATCAGAAACTTACAGTACTTACAATGTACACTACCAATGGGTACAATCAGAAATTAATAGCAAGCAACTCTATGGTTTCTGGTACGGTGAAATGATGGTATAAGCAAAAAATTAAAGGCGTATTTTAACAAGGGCATATTTGTACTATAGCAGTAGGTTGGTTAGTTCTGTCTGTGACCCCTAGTCCTGCTACAGTTATGTTAGTAATTTatgattttattgttctttcaaatACTCATATACTCATAACAATTATTCCTACTTTGATCAATAAACCTGTTTACTTAAAAAGCCTAACTCACAAACCCTTTACTCAAGGAATGACTTGTCCATGTAGCTTGTAGTGACCATAATGTATGACATATGTTGTTAGCacgcctttcaattacgtggagacctctatacacactgtatttttttagcctattttgggggacatgtttttttgctttttagcttaatttggggacaatTCATCGCGCCagtttgcctgaacagcgacgtcataaatcaaagttagtgacttatcaccacatacacctgaaaaatcttaattttagggtaaaactataaaataaggccatttggatgagatttggttatatTAGGGGTAAAAAAACGCTTCAGGtgtcattttatttacaaaaaaaaaagaaaaaaaaaaagacctaatttggggacatcctgtacggcctacaccgttttcggtgtaggaatcatgtaattgagaggcctggttAGTTGTGAAATCGGAGGTGAACATCATTACTGAAGAAGCCATTGTGGACAACAGTAAAACTGTTGACAATTTCCAGTAAATTCGAATCCAGTTAACAGATGGAACTTCATATTGTTATGGTTTAAACTTTGCTCAGTACTTATAAATTCTAGAGCTACGATCCATGACTACTGATACTGTAAATTGTCAAATTTTTGCTGGCACATATTTTCTCAAGGATTTTGCAAGTAATGTTAAATACCTGCAAATTTAAAAATCGTTAAATTTTTTTCATACACGTGAAAGAAGAAAGGAATATTATAATCTGCCAagacaaaattaaaaaaatgtgttgGTTTACAGTACAGTATTCTGATTTTTACAAGTAAAGGTGGACATGCTATTGATTCAGATATCTAATTTGTACTTAAAATtctgctgatgaaaatgataaCTCATATCTGCTCTGCTCTTGCCAGTATTTTGCCTTGGAACAAATAACAGTTGACAACACTTTAGCTCTGAGCTTTAAGCTTCTATCATGTACTAACAGTTCGGTGTCGAAGAAAGGTTTTTAGAAGAGTTTCGTTCGTCCCATTCCCAATATTTTGTCATGTGATGGGTATAGTTGACATTTATAACATTAGAAGTCGCAATATTCATTGAACaaatccaattttttttctctcaaaagcTTATTTCAACAAATTTCTCCCAAATGGTAtaatgatatacagtagaacctctctattaaggacaccctcgggactgacaagtgctgtccttgataaagaagtcttctgattagagaggtcaaaatgaatgtaaattacctatttgggaccaaaactagcgtccttaatagagaagatgTCCACtaagaaaggttctactgtacttttttGGCCTTGTCACAAATTGGGCGTAAGGAATTGATATCGAAGTAGAAGTATTGGTTGGAGGTATTGTAATTTGTTGCTcaggtggagctgaaatgttggccaaaaccttggctCTTCCTCAGTTTTGGTCCGGATTTCAGCTCCACCttgtggttttggtgagacaatcaataccgacagtgaggtatcaatttctattctaaaacatctcaaattacgcggttatggttgcctaaccataactgctgaattcaaaaAGAGGCTTCATTTGCGCACAGTGCATCTACACTGTAAACAGTAAACTGCAGTTCGTTccaaatccaggtattttagaatatttatTGGAGGCCTCCCACTTTAAGATCTGATAATTTTTCTGCTGAGTTTGGGAAAGTTAATATGCATTGTAGATGTCTGTATATGATGTTGTACCCTACCTGGGTTGGTTGTTATACTTTTATCTATCTTTAGTTTGTTTTGGTTTGTGAGGTGGAAGTACATACTAGTGTTCTCTGGATGTTTCAGATTGAATTCTACTTATTGGgtacaaatacagtagaacctctctactaaggacaccctcgggactgacaagtgctgtccataatagaggggtgtactgattagagaggtcaaattgaatggaaacaaccaatttgggaccaaacctagtgtccttaattgagaggttgtccttaatagagaggtgtccgctaagggaggttccactgtacttgcacCTATTATAGCTGGTCTCAATATCATCTCATTTTCATTCTCAGCTTTTCCTTATTTCATTGACATGGCTCACAATCTCAAAGCATGTATactgaaaacaaaaataaagTTGACTTTGCCTAATATGTTTGTTTTTGCttcaatgtacagtagaacctctctattaaggacaccctcgggattgacaagtgctgtccttgatagagagctgtcctgattaaagaggtcaaattgaatggaaataaccaatttgggaccaagactagtgtctgtccttaatagaggggttgtccttaatagagaggtgtctgctaagagaggttctactgtattttgtttctatttAGTTACGTTCAGTTTTCATTTTGATGTGTATTTTGTTGCATCTGTGTCCTTGGTTTGTTTTGGTTTGTTCTTGGTGGAAGACAAGATCATGTTGTGTTTGCATTTTGTTATCACTAGGGGTATTTCCAGTTCGTCTTTTTATCGAAATCGTTGAGGTTgatgacaatacatgtatatggtgatCATACTCTGGAAAACCACTTTCCAACTTGCCGGGAGTCAGAATTCATCAATCCTGGGAGTAGTTTTATATCAGGTACATGTGCCTGGAAGTAGTTTTATATCAGGTACATGTGCCTGGGAGTAGTTTTATATCAGGTACATGTGCCTGGGAGTAGTTTTATATCAGGTACATGTGCCTGGGAAGTAGTTTTATATCAGGTACATGTGCCTGGGAAGTAGTTTAATATCAGGTACATGTGCCTGGGGTAGTTTTTATCAAGTACATGTGCCTGGGGAGTAGTTTTATATCGGATACATGTGCATAAGAGGGAAACATTTCTTACTCCTGCTTGTCTGTCTTTGGTGTCTAATGCAGAAGACACAATACCAACTCGTGTATTTCACAAAAGGGAATCAAAATTTGGTGCCATTTGTTGCCTACAAGTGTTGTGATATCTGTAATATAAGGGCTGGTGTCATTTTTGTATCATAATGCAAAACATTTGTTAAAAGGATAATCAGGATCTGAGCCTTGCCAACCACTGCTCATATTCATCACATTGTTTGTTATGTATCTTCTGAGTAATGGGAATAAATTATTTTATCGGTACTTAAACAATCAGCTAGAATTTGCTTCTTTTGTTGACGATACGTTTGGCTTTTTTATGGACCCCTTGCTGTGAAGAAATATTCAAACTGCAAAATTTATGCGCCTTAAAATTTTTGCACCTTTGAATTTATGCACCTTTGAATTTTTGTGCCTTTGAATTTATGCGCCTTTAAATTTTTGCACCTTTTAATTATGCACCTTTTAATTTTTGCTTGTATTTGCAAAACTTTATAAACAGAAATTAAACTTTCATAATTAGAAATCAGCTTAGAAAAAAACTGGACAGTTGcagaatgtcacaaccaagtctaGATATACAGCAGACAATAACCAATTTGGAGACACAGCAAGCAGATGATGTCACAACTTGGATTGGGGACGAAGCAGAAAATGTCACATTCAGGTCAGAGACGATATCCGACAATAACACAACCGTTGAAGAGATCAAGCCATTTGGTGGCGGTTCAACGAGCAGGTTGGGCACAGAGAAGACAATACTACATCAATCTAGGGACACCGCTGAATCAGGTTGGGACACAACTGTATAATGCGTTATTAAGAGAAAGCATATTGACCAATGAAGCAGAGAAACGCCATTTTAAACGGATCAAAAACACGTCGTACAATGTCACAACCGAATTGGGGATTAAGGTAAAGACAAAGCCATCCTGTGATCAGAAATGGAAGACAATTGTCACAACTTGATTGGGACAGAGCAAGCAGTGCCGAGACCAGGTCTGAGTCCGCagataatgtcacaaccacttcGGAGACGGAACtgcagacaaagtcacaaccatgttagCGACGGTGAAAAATACCAGACACTGCCCCAACTACGTGGACAGGGACAGAGCAGAGCTGGAGAGCAGACTACGATACGATACCTCGTGGAGACGACTGAATGCAACCAGCTAAGAGACACTGCCAGACAGTAGTGCAACAGCTTAGTCGAAGACAATGGGACATAAGGGGGGCGAACAGTTACTGAGCTATCAAACAGGATTGGTTGTAGCGGCCGTTGTGAACCCGCATGGGGAGTGTAGAAACACTTGATATGCTCTTGATGAAACTTACCAGGTCAACCACGCTTCACAATTCAAAAGTGGACGTCCCACTTTGTGACTACATATATCGAAAATGTACTTCTCTGATGGAAACATCTCACCAGTACGCTCAATTCTTAAAGTGCATTTAATAAACAATTTTATGGGTCGTGTACATATCGTAGCTTTGTTCGACAATGAAAGGATCTCATGAATAAGAAAATGGGTTGAGATTGGTCCCCAGATCAATATCCAGTGCCAGGAGTTTTTACAACAGACCTTTCTAATACGACTCAACTACGCGAGCATTATCATGTACAGTATGTTGCTGTATTGTCAGGAGTCTGGGATGCTGAACGTCAGATTGACAAGTTGACAAGTCATTACTTGGTCTCTGATGCCAAACTATCGGTTTTAGCACAGGAAACCTCTCTGCCTCTAGGTCTATTCGGAGGCCTGATAATTGGCCCTTCCACATTTgcatatatcatgatatgttgAACTGATCCACTGTTGCATCCGACTCATTTCCACTTGATGATTACTGCGTGACACAGCTGCTGCAGCAAAAGTATTTCTCATatacatctgtacatgtatgcgGGACAAAATGGAATTCCGTTTGAACGGAATTACACTGACCTGAATCAATACCTTTTATAGTGTCCGTGTGGCAGTTGGCCTTGTTCGAGAGGTTTCCCTTCAGATTCGCTAGGAACGGATCAATGCTTTTGAATATATTATCCATTAACAAAGTAGGTTATGGATGTCATTAGCCTACCAAGCGCATGAGCCAAGAGCTGGAACGAGGTAAACAAGGAGCAGACGAGGCCAGCGCCATTTTAGCACAGTTCACCATCAAGCAATCGAAGCGAAATAATAAGGTAAGAATCGTTTGAAATCTAAGTAGGTAATTGGCAAAACGATTCTTCCATGCCTTATTGATGTTTTCGAAACTTCTTTTGACTGTGATTTAGTTTAAAATatgcctacatgtactttactgTATGATTTTGCTCTGTGCTGTCCGCATGGCAGCAGAATTGGACATCCTTGTCAGAATAGTTGTTGTAGAGAACTTCTTATATAGTTTTAAAAGTGTATACAACAGAACTTCCCCTTGCGGGCATCTCTGCTGGGCTGACACCTCTACAATGTACTAGTAATATATATAATTGTATCAAAGTGTAAAAGTGTACAGTGTCATAGCTTCGACTCTGTGAGAAGACGGTATGACGAAACTATGCCTGGGATTTATCAATATATAAAGTATTTTAACCACTCGAACTCCAGCAACAGCTGTGGGACGAAGATTGCCCGCAACATTACATTCTTTGATATCATAGCAACCAAAAATGAGGTACTCTCCTCCTGTATACTTTCAGCTTTCCATCATGACTTGGGGCGTAACAAACTCCGAGAAACCCGGTGCCCAGAGGCCGGTTTCTGGGGCGGTTCCCGTCATCGTCGAGAGAAGAGAACCTCAGATTCCCTACGCCAGCAATAAGGCCTACATCGCTGGTATCGCTAAGGTCATTGGTGGGGTCCTTTGCTTTATCTTCGGGCTACTCCAATGCTACGCTCTTGCAAGGACGCATCTCATTGGGAAGGTCCCGTGCGGCTATGGCGAAATCTGTGGCCTCATCTTCATCGTGACAGGGTCGGTTGCCATCAACGCCAGTCAGCGCAAGACCCCGAATAGGATTGCCGCCAGTTTGGGACTCTCCTTCATCTCCATAATGGTCTCGGCCGGTATCTGGATCTGGATGATCTACTTCGCTGCAACTAAGACTCACTTCTTGAAGAGGCACTTCTACGGCGGATACCACCGCCATCATggccatcatggccatggcTCAGGCTCGCACGAGGGATACGGAGGCTCAGGCTCGCACGAGGGACACCGAGGCTCAGGCTCGCACGAGGAACACCGAGGCTCCGGAGAGAGTGGTCGCGGATCCCATGAACAGAATGGAACCCTCGAACGACACGAACGAAGCATATTCAGCAACAGAAATGATATTGGCACTCTCCTCCCCATCGTCTACTTGGCGACCACCGTTTTCATCTTCGTGATGCTGTTCGCCATGTTTTGGGTTGCCATTCTCCAGGCTGTCGTCTGCTACCGGGCATGCAAGAGCAGCAACAAATACCGCCAAATGGACGATGACAAGACCTTCATCGTGCCTTTCAAGACCAAGGAAAAGATGATGACTGATGCTGAAGAGGtcccaaagaaaaagaaagaactTCCAGCGGAAAAGGAGGAAGAGGCAGAGAAAAAAGATGGCCTTCCTGATATTCAAAAGGATAACTTCTTCGTGTAAAATCTTGCAGACAAATCGTTGTGGGCTTACTTTATACCGTCGACTTAGCACAATATCTAACTTCGCAAAATAGTATCACCATGTTTGTGACCAAATTTAGTAGaggaaaatttcatttcatgggTATTCAAAGCAAATGCTGTGATGTGCTGGTAGAAAGTTGCAGACTTTTTATTTAAAGCGGAAATGATTTCACGTATAATATCCAAGAATGGCAGAAAAAACCATGCTAAGGTCTCtttaagaattaaaaaaaatccctCTTAGACATCTCAGATTAGACAAAACTTATATACAATATAATTTGATAGATCGTAGGCCTATATACATATTGTAGAATATCTAATATCATTTTGTACTTGTCTTGAGGTGCGTATATCCTTCCTTTTCAAATTGTATGTGCCGCCGGGCCGTGTTCAAGACAGTTTCAAAGGAACGATAATACCGTTCAGTTTGACAGGTCTCTGAACTTAAAGCACAGCGTGAAAAGTCTACATGGCCTATATTCCATTATTAACAAAA is a genomic window containing:
- the LOC135489452 gene encoding beta-1,4-galactosyltransferase 7-like, with the translated sequence MTLRSLFRLRSVRVLLIIFIISCVFLVCLIAHDACDIEKEPQIHREWSTKNVEDHPEWGEHKLAIIVPFRDRFDELLEFVPHMQKYLTKKKVRHKIYVINQQDSFRFNRASLINIGHLESRGECDYIAMHDVDLLPLNYDLNYGYPESGPFHVASPQLHPLYHYPKFVGGILLISNKHFELVNGMTNIFWGWGREDDEFYVRMKKAGLVVTRPQNITTGYRTFRHIHDRQRRVRDMKQYFNQKEMTRRMDKRTGVNNVNYKVLSKKKLLIDGATVTIINVSLSCDINSTPYCQMPTEPPKKKGKKRGR
- the LOC135489653 gene encoding uncharacterized protein LOC135489653 yields the protein MSQELERGKQGADEASAILAQFTIKQSKRNNKLSIMTWGVTNSEKPGAQRPVSGAVPVIVERREPQIPYASNKAYIAGIAKVIGGVLCFIFGLLQCYALARTHLIGKVPCGYGEICGLIFIVTGSVAINASQRKTPNRIAASLGLSFISIMVSAGIWIWMIYFAATKTHFLKRHFYGGYHRHHGHHGHGSGSHEGYGGSGSHEGHRGSGSHEEHRGSGESGRGSHEQNGTLERHERSIFSNRNDIGTLLPIVYLATTVFIFVMLFAMFWVAILQAVVCYRACKSSNKYRQMDDDKTFIVPFKTKEKMMTDAEEVPKKKKELPAEKEEEAEKKDGLPDIQKDNFFV